The genomic stretch ACCTTTGAGTGGGACCAATCAGAAGATGCCCTTCAGCGGGCCAAGGACAAGATGGATGCAGCCTTTGAGTTCATCACAAAGATAGGCGCTCCATACTACTGTTTCCATGATGTGGATTTAATCGATGAGGGAGCAACTATCGAAGAATACGAAAGCCGGATGAAGGCCATCACGGAGTATGCGAAGCAAAAACAGGAAGAAACGGGAATCAAGTTGCTTTGGGGAACGGCCAATGTTTTCAGCAACCCGCGCTACATGAACGGAGCGTCCACCAACCCGGATTTTAATGTGGTTTCCTGGGCGGCCACACAAGTGAAAAATTCCATCGATGCCACCATTGCCCTGGGGGGTGAAAACTACGTGTTCTGGGGTGGTCGTGAGGGCTACATGAGCTTGCTCAATACCGATATGAAACGTGAAACGGAGCATTTGGCGAAATTTTTGACCATGGCCCGTGACTATGGCCGTAAGCAGGGTTTCAAAGGAAACTTCCTTATCGAACCCAAGCCGATGGAGCCGACCAAGCACCAATACGATTATGATTCGGCCACTGTGGTGGGCTTTTTGAGACACTACGGTCTGGACAAGGATTTCAAACTGAACATCGAGGTAAACCATGCTACGCTGGCCGGACACACTTTCCAGCATGAGCTGCAGGTGGCCGCGGATGCAGGTCTTCTGGGCAGCATTGATGCCAACCGAGGTGATTACCAAAATGGCTGGGATACCGATCAGTTTGCCCTGAACCTACAGGAGCTGACCGAGTCGCTTTTGGTGATCCTGGAAGCAGGAGGGCTGCAAGGTGGAGGCGTTAATTTCGATGCGAAACTGAGAAGAAACTCCACTGACCTGGATGACCTGTTCCATGCGCATATTGGCAGTATGGATGCCTTTGCCAGGGCGTTGTTGATCGCCAATGATATCCTGGAACAATCCGAATACAAGACCTTGAGGAAAAAGCGCTATGCTTCTTTTGATAGTGGCAAGGGCAAGGAATTTGAAGAGGGCAAGTTGACGCTAGAGGACTTGAGGGCACATGCCATCGCTACTGGTGAGCCAGCAAGTACGAGCGGTAAGCAGGAAATGTACGAGAATATCTTGAAC from Echinicola soli encodes the following:
- the xylA gene encoding xylose isomerase produces the protein MSKSYFPGIEKIKFEGRGSKNPFAFRFYDENKVVAGKTMKEHFKFAIAYWHSFNATGDDPFGPGTKTFEWDQSEDALQRAKDKMDAAFEFITKIGAPYYCFHDVDLIDEGATIEEYESRMKAITEYAKQKQEETGIKLLWGTANVFSNPRYMNGASTNPDFNVVSWAATQVKNSIDATIALGGENYVFWGGREGYMSLLNTDMKRETEHLAKFLTMARDYGRKQGFKGNFLIEPKPMEPTKHQYDYDSATVVGFLRHYGLDKDFKLNIEVNHATLAGHTFQHELQVAADAGLLGSIDANRGDYQNGWDTDQFALNLQELTESLLVILEAGGLQGGGVNFDAKLRRNSTDLDDLFHAHIGSMDAFARALLIANDILEQSEYKTLRKKRYASFDSGKGKEFEEGKLTLEDLRAHAIATGEPASTSGKQEMYENILNQYI